In Candidatus Nitronauta litoralis, one DNA window encodes the following:
- a CDS encoding PBP1A family penicillin-binding protein — MSRILDNQPPVTFRRKLKKKKKKKPGFKKLMLVSFLSLFLLVLFAGFVGAGFIFFYYSQDLPDVRSLKEYQPSTITRVYSDQDDLIAEFYIEKRIIVPLKTIPKLLKQATLAVEDSNFYSHFGIDPKAIFRAFLTNIQAGHVVEGGSTITQQLSKTLFLSSERSLERKIREAILSVRMELVFSKDEILEMYLNNIYYGHGSYGVEAAARTYFGKSVKDLTLVQCAALAALPKAPNNYSPYRYPEKSLKRRTHVLKRMVIMENITPEEREAALKAPLQLGEITNMLNKAPYFVEHIRQFLQENYGSNKLYRDGLNVYTTLNLPYQEIATAAVQKGLLEADKRYGYRGPISSVDLDGGREAIMNSLDQYNKFKEGHIPESGDLVHAVVLQVFPKEVDVDLGFAEGSIALEKMNWARKPNIRLDGRWARIKNAHQALKPGDLVQVRLLNQNQDGDWALALEQTPEVQGGLISLNPLTGQILSMVGGYDFQESQFNRAIQAIRQPGSAFKPIIYTAALQEGYTPASIIIDAPVIFNEKEDTFDKWKPVNFEEKFYGPTSIRTALTHSRNVVTIKLLQNTGVQKAIDLARQMGIKSPMSENLSIALGSSGLTLYELVSAYSIFANGGKKVEPTSVRHIINRDDEVIYRATPSEIQVISPGMAYLITSLLQSVVQHGTATKVKALGRPVAGKTGTTNNFVDAWFMGYTPEMVTGVWVGKDKDEPLGQNETGSRAAIPIWLDYMKKAMNGKPIMDFPVPDDVMYIKIDPETGSSAEFDSPSSKFEVFLKDNPPEKGKSELDPMSQNTF; from the coding sequence ATGAGTCGAATCCTGGACAATCAACCTCCCGTAACTTTCCGAAGAAAACTGAAAAAGAAAAAAAAGAAAAAACCCGGTTTCAAAAAATTAATGCTGGTTTCTTTTCTTTCACTTTTTCTTCTGGTTCTATTTGCTGGTTTTGTTGGAGCTGGTTTCATTTTCTTCTATTACTCCCAGGATTTACCAGATGTGCGATCCCTGAAAGAATACCAACCCAGTACAATCACTCGGGTTTACTCGGATCAGGATGATCTGATTGCCGAGTTTTATATTGAAAAGCGGATCATCGTTCCCTTAAAAACAATACCAAAACTATTAAAGCAGGCTACACTCGCCGTTGAAGATTCCAATTTTTACTCTCACTTTGGAATAGATCCCAAAGCCATTTTCAGAGCTTTTCTAACCAATATACAGGCTGGTCATGTGGTTGAGGGAGGCAGCACCATCACCCAGCAGCTTTCCAAAACTCTTTTTCTTTCCAGCGAGCGAAGTCTCGAAAGAAAAATCAGAGAGGCGATTTTATCGGTCCGGATGGAACTGGTTTTTTCCAAAGATGAAATCCTTGAAATGTACCTCAATAATATTTACTACGGACATGGCAGTTATGGTGTCGAAGCAGCAGCAAGGACTTATTTTGGAAAAAGTGTAAAAGACCTGACCCTTGTGCAATGTGCGGCCCTCGCAGCTCTTCCAAAAGCACCAAATAACTATTCTCCGTACCGTTATCCTGAGAAATCCCTCAAGCGCCGGACTCATGTTTTAAAGAGAATGGTGATCATGGAAAACATCACCCCTGAAGAAAGAGAGGCAGCTTTAAAAGCGCCGCTTCAATTGGGTGAGATCACCAACATGCTGAACAAGGCCCCCTATTTTGTTGAACATATCCGGCAGTTTCTGCAGGAGAATTATGGGTCCAATAAACTTTATCGGGATGGGCTGAATGTCTACACCACCTTAAATCTCCCATACCAGGAAATAGCAACTGCCGCTGTTCAAAAGGGTTTGCTGGAGGCTGACAAGCGTTATGGCTACCGAGGACCGATCAGCTCTGTGGATCTGGATGGGGGCCGCGAAGCCATCATGAATTCGCTTGATCAGTACAACAAATTCAAGGAAGGTCACATTCCTGAAAGTGGGGATCTCGTTCACGCGGTAGTTCTTCAGGTGTTCCCTAAAGAAGTGGATGTGGACCTAGGTTTCGCTGAGGGTTCGATTGCCCTTGAAAAAATGAATTGGGCGCGCAAACCCAATATCCGTCTTGACGGACGATGGGCGCGCATCAAGAATGCACATCAGGCTTTAAAACCCGGAGACCTCGTTCAGGTTCGATTGCTTAACCAGAATCAGGATGGTGATTGGGCTCTTGCCTTGGAACAAACACCGGAAGTCCAGGGAGGGTTGATCAGCTTAAACCCACTAACGGGTCAGATCCTTTCAATGGTCGGAGGATACGATTTTCAGGAAAGCCAGTTTAACCGGGCAATTCAGGCCATCCGACAACCCGGCTCTGCGTTTAAACCCATTATTTATACCGCAGCACTCCAGGAGGGGTATACCCCTGCTAGCATTATCATCGATGCACCAGTCATTTTTAATGAAAAGGAAGATACCTTTGATAAATGGAAACCCGTAAATTTTGAAGAGAAGTTTTATGGTCCTACTTCCATTAGAACGGCTTTAACCCATTCGCGCAATGTCGTCACTATTAAACTCCTGCAAAACACAGGAGTTCAAAAAGCAATTGACCTTGCCAGACAGATGGGGATTAAAAGCCCTATGTCAGAAAACCTGTCTATCGCCCTGGGTTCTTCCGGTCTAACCCTTTATGAACTGGTGTCTGCTTATTCTATTTTTGCTAATGGAGGAAAGAAGGTGGAGCCCACTTCCGTCCGCCATATCATAAACCGGGACGATGAGGTCATATACCGGGCAACACCTTCTGAAATTCAGGTTATCTCCCCAGGCATGGCTTATCTGATTACAAGTTTGCTTCAAAGTGTAGTGCAACACGGAACCGCTACTAAAGTAAAAGCCCTGGGCCGTCCTGTGGCTGGAAAAACTGGCACAACCAATAACTTTGTAGACGCCTGGTTCATGGGATATACCCCTGAAATGGTAACAGGAGTCTGGGTTGGAAAAGATAAAGACGAGCCGCTGGGACAGAACGAAACAGGCTCGAGGGCTGCCATTCCTATTTGGCTGGATTACATGAAGAAAGCTATGAACGGAAAGCCCATAATGGATTTTCCAGTCCCCGATGATGTGATGTATATAAAAATTGATCCTGAAACAGGAAGTTCGGCAGAGTTTGATTCACCTTCATCAAAATTCGAGGTTTTCCTTAAAGACAATCCACCTGAAAAGGGAAAAAGCGAATTGGATCCAATGTCGCAGAATACATTCTAG
- a CDS encoding DUF5069 domain-containing protein: MQEVLDLNIRNPRQPRDSWAGMVWIPRMADKARAARVGTLGEFMYPCPMDKIILGCLKLDAGKFGDLAEKLSDEELSSWFQDHLKNAPENEIEKANQALLTKQPDTPEKWEKFYAIRDELAPDRTDINTWAALIELEENQA; the protein is encoded by the coding sequence ATGCAGGAAGTACTCGATCTAAATATAAGGAATCCCCGCCAACCCAGGGATTCTTGGGCAGGTATGGTCTGGATTCCCAGAATGGCAGATAAAGCACGTGCAGCAAGGGTTGGTACCCTTGGAGAGTTTATGTATCCCTGCCCGATGGATAAGATTATTCTGGGCTGCCTGAAGCTTGATGCTGGAAAATTTGGGGATCTGGCAGAAAAACTTTCTGATGAAGAGCTTTCATCCTGGTTTCAAGATCACCTTAAGAATGCACCCGAGAATGAAATAGAAAAAGCCAACCAGGCCTTGTTGACCAAACAACCCGACACCCCGGAAAAATGGGAAAAGTTTTATGCCATCCGCGATGAATTAGCTCCCGACCGAACAGATATAAACACCTGGGCAGCTTTGATAGAGCTTGAAGAAAACCAGGCTTGA
- the tatA gene encoding twin-arginine translocase TatA/TatE family subunit, whose translation MMGIGFPELMVILVIIMIIFGAGKLPQIGSAFGQSIRNFKTSMKEAEELDKTESKEAAPVETENATVVQDSSVSDGAALPPSAGIPKTPTAPPAPQPVANSTPAQAAPKAQPANAQKSTKPSSKKKKADPGEKSFEEELIEQAIKEIKDKRVGTIRTPHDGLVQQGDVFTKSVDKTPWHMKGRDKGVNRDVM comes from the coding sequence ATGATGGGGATTGGTTTCCCGGAATTGATGGTAATTCTGGTCATTATCATGATTATATTTGGCGCAGGTAAACTGCCTCAAATTGGATCGGCTTTTGGGCAGAGTATCCGTAATTTTAAAACCTCTATGAAAGAGGCCGAAGAACTGGATAAAACTGAGTCCAAGGAAGCTGCTCCTGTAGAAACTGAAAATGCTACCGTGGTTCAAGACAGCTCGGTGTCCGATGGGGCTGCTTTACCACCAAGCGCCGGAATACCCAAAACACCAACTGCACCCCCTGCACCCCAGCCAGTCGCAAACTCAACTCCTGCCCAGGCTGCTCCAAAAGCTCAACCAGCAAACGCACAGAAAAGCACCAAGCCATCCTCCAAAAAGAAAAAAGCAGATCCAGGGGAAAAATCGTTTGAAGAAGAATTGATTGAACAGGCGATAAAAGAGATCAAGGACAAGCGCGTGGGCACCATCCGCACGCCGCACGACGGACTGGTTCAGCAGGGAGATGTTTTCACCAAATCAGTCGATAAAACCCCTTGGCATATGAAAGGCCGCGATAAAGGGGTCAATCGGGATGTTATGTAG
- a CDS encoding flippase-like domain-containing protein — MPKILVKFLFLALGLGLFVWAILAVDIKSVLGLITQLGWGLFWVLAIYSIVTWVDTISWQYAFKPAEAEKLSLWNLWKIRQIGEAFNIITPFGTVGGEPLKAQLIKVQHGLTFKQGIASQVVARTTFLGALIGFMIPGIIILILSDTATGQFKIISSVLLVIFTICIFLFFLFQARGSLGRVTGWLTKPFPSLKGSDFLNQMKDLDELMSSYYQNHADRLGTSVLYALAGWIIGLGELYVTLYFLGADVQFFDLWIMEAVSQLIRVCSFFIPLSLGAQEGGLILIFSSIGFTADLGLAVSFVRRIKELLWVGLGLALGGGAIFRSRPASN, encoded by the coding sequence ATGCCCAAAATACTCGTAAAATTTCTTTTTCTGGCCCTTGGGTTAGGACTTTTCGTCTGGGCAATTCTCGCGGTGGATATAAAAAGTGTACTCGGCCTGATAACTCAACTGGGTTGGGGCCTTTTCTGGGTGCTGGCGATCTATAGTATTGTAACCTGGGTCGACACCATTTCCTGGCAATACGCGTTTAAACCCGCTGAAGCCGAAAAACTCTCTTTGTGGAACCTCTGGAAAATAAGGCAAATCGGAGAGGCCTTTAATATCATCACGCCTTTCGGAACGGTTGGAGGAGAGCCCTTAAAAGCCCAACTCATAAAGGTCCAGCACGGTTTAACTTTCAAACAGGGTATCGCCTCTCAAGTCGTAGCCCGCACAACCTTCCTGGGAGCACTAATCGGATTCATGATCCCGGGAATCATCATTTTGATTTTATCCGACACTGCTACGGGTCAATTCAAAATCATAAGTTCGGTTTTGCTGGTTATATTCACCATCTGTATTTTTCTATTCTTTCTGTTCCAGGCCCGTGGCAGCCTTGGACGCGTTACCGGTTGGCTCACCAAGCCCTTCCCTTCTCTAAAAGGCAGCGATTTCCTGAACCAGATGAAAGATCTGGATGAACTGATGTCTTCCTACTATCAGAATCATGCTGATCGACTCGGCACCTCTGTATTGTATGCTCTGGCAGGATGGATCATCGGACTGGGCGAGCTATACGTCACTCTTTATTTTTTAGGGGCCGACGTCCAGTTTTTCGATCTCTGGATAATGGAAGCTGTGTCCCAGCTTATCAGGGTTTGCAGTTTTTTTATTCCACTTAGCCTGGGAGCGCAGGAAGGTGGCCTGATTCTGATATTTTCTTCTATTGGGTTTACAGCAGACCTGGGCCTGGCGGTTTCATTTGTCAGAAGAATAAAGGAACTTTTATGGGTGGGATTAGGTTTGGCTCTGGGCGGCGGAGCAATATTCAGGTCACGGCCAGCTTCAAATTAA
- a CDS encoding NADH-quinone oxidoreductase subunit D, whose amino-acid sequence MSDLKENLHTDHMTLNMGPSHPATHGTVKFLLTLDGETVVDMIVEVGYLHRGFEKMCESVTWTNVFPYTDRLNYCSAIMNNIGYAVAVEKLLGIETTERCDYIRVVMNELSRIADHYTNIAAAALELGALTAFIYFVETREIVWDLLEMVCGARLTSNYVRIGGLMCDLPDNFNEELEARYPKLDALYDDVDKLLTKNRIFLDRMRDTGILSKESMLSFGFTGPCLRAGGVDYDVRKAHPYLVYDKLDWDVPIGTVGDNFDRYLVRMEEIKQSFKMIKQAMKDMPDGPINVDNPYMRQPSKQDVYSRMEEMIAHFKMTIEGLKPPVGEVYMPTEAANGELGFYLVSDGGGKPYKCRVRPPCFTMTAAMEEICKGSMLADIIPTFDMINMIGGECDR is encoded by the coding sequence ATGTCCGATTTAAAAGAAAACCTGCATACAGACCACATGACTCTTAACATGGGTCCGTCCCATCCGGCGACCCATGGAACAGTTAAATTTCTCCTCACTCTGGACGGCGAAACCGTGGTCGATATGATCGTGGAAGTCGGCTATCTTCATCGCGGGTTCGAGAAGATGTGTGAAAGCGTGACCTGGACAAACGTGTTCCCTTACACGGATCGTTTGAACTACTGTTCCGCTATCATGAACAATATCGGTTACGCGGTAGCTGTTGAAAAGTTGCTGGGAATTGAAACGACTGAGCGCTGCGATTACATTCGTGTAGTCATGAATGAGTTGTCCCGTATCGCCGATCACTACACCAATATCGCTGCAGCTGCTCTGGAACTTGGGGCGTTAACAGCTTTTATTTACTTTGTGGAAACCCGTGAGATTGTGTGGGATCTTCTCGAAATGGTTTGTGGGGCTCGGCTCACATCCAACTACGTTCGGATCGGAGGCTTAATGTGCGACCTTCCGGACAATTTCAATGAAGAACTTGAGGCCCGCTACCCGAAACTGGATGCTCTATATGACGATGTAGACAAACTGCTCACCAAAAATCGCATCTTTCTTGACCGAATGCGCGATACGGGAATCCTTTCCAAGGAAAGTATGCTGTCTTTCGGGTTCACGGGTCCCTGTCTAAGAGCGGGTGGAGTTGATTATGATGTCCGTAAAGCCCACCCCTATCTTGTCTATGACAAACTGGATTGGGACGTACCAATCGGTACTGTAGGAGACAATTTTGATCGCTATCTGGTGAGAATGGAAGAGATTAAACAGAGCTTTAAAATGATCAAGCAGGCTATGAAGGACATGCCCGATGGTCCCATCAATGTTGACAATCCATATATGCGTCAACCTTCCAAGCAGGATGTGTATTCGCGGATGGAAGAGATGATCGCCCATTTCAAAATGACGATCGAAGGCTTGAAACCACCTGTTGGTGAAGTTTACATGCCCACCGAGGCCGCCAACGGTGAGCTCGGTTTCTATCTTGTCAGCGATGGCGGTGGCAAACCCTACAAATGCCGTGTCCGTCCTCCTTGTTTCACAATGACAGCGGCAATGGAAGAAATCTGTAAAGGCTCCATGCTGGCAGACATCATTCCCACCTTCGACATGATAAACATGATCGGTGGGGAGTGCGATCGATAA
- a CDS encoding molybdopterin-dependent oxidoreductase yields MSTVVKQTINFKYNGQDMSAPEGTVILDAAKRAGHFITNLCSNPKLKPFAACRTCMVDVREEGEKKLVYSCTHPVSEGMEIFTDTEETNRYNGACLEMLLVEHPLDCPICDKSGVCPLQDNTDALKLYNGRFEIKRRNEPSIKTNPIIEFYLNRCIMCGMCVRICDEIQGVQALDYHKRGYQIMIGTANEEPLDCEFCGQCITVCPTGALMDLTSEARGLAAMFTETHSTCSFCSWGCTVKLETKKGKLIRIEGDETFDLGINEGNLCAKGRFGHGIVQNEKRIQTPMMNVGGDFKEISWSEAIEMIAERMNTQVNRSGPTSIAGLAGENLTNEEAYLFQKLFRGIHGSNQVTNLQHLRAPYINRFQDKCFENGIVSKPITELENADAVLIFNSDIPSEYPVAGNSIRKGAIYTGTDILIANPRRVVFNNEAKVDIRMTYKAGADLAVASRLARILIDNNIIDTDKVKGAVPNYDDLVKSLAPYTAEATENLTGVSDSVLVRAAERFGRTADRAILIGNDILETGQGDSILDTLLNLSLLVHHGAEGSVSIYPPREHANSQGVQDMGCTPDHLPGAAQVNDAEALNRIKQTWNITEFKPDQENLVADLWNNCSHGHLKLLYIAGEDPVRSFYKSAPVIDALKTVPFMVVQDLYWTETCQLADLVLPTTSAAEKDGTFTNMSRHVQRVQAAVLPEGQSRPDFEIFSDIAEACGKPFPTFDVKEVQDEIEKVAPAYQGMFPGRKSKQWQPEKQGNKSGFSLVNEWVEPEANESFPFKLITNNHMFHIGGYTHYAKALVDIGPECIAEINREDAKNLNLNDGDRIQVESDTDSVEVAVMVSSRSTPGVVYVPKNWTDVPVNKMRNGHEGLVAVKISKVG; encoded by the coding sequence ATGAGCACAGTCGTAAAACAAACGATTAACTTTAAATATAACGGACAGGATATGTCCGCACCTGAAGGCACCGTCATCCTTGATGCGGCCAAGCGGGCGGGTCATTTCATCACCAACCTGTGCTCCAATCCCAAACTCAAACCTTTCGCCGCCTGCCGTACCTGCATGGTTGATGTTCGCGAGGAAGGCGAGAAAAAGCTGGTCTACTCATGCACTCACCCGGTGTCTGAGGGTATGGAAATCTTCACCGATACCGAGGAAACCAACCGCTACAATGGCGCCTGCCTCGAGATGCTGTTGGTTGAGCATCCCCTGGACTGTCCCATATGTGACAAGTCCGGTGTTTGTCCTCTTCAGGACAATACCGATGCATTGAAACTGTATAACGGCCGGTTTGAAATCAAACGACGCAACGAACCCAGTATCAAGACCAACCCGATCATCGAGTTTTATCTGAACCGCTGCATCATGTGTGGCATGTGTGTTCGTATCTGCGACGAAATTCAAGGCGTGCAGGCACTGGACTATCACAAGCGTGGTTATCAGATCATGATCGGTACCGCTAATGAAGAACCGCTTGATTGCGAATTCTGCGGCCAGTGCATCACGGTGTGCCCAACGGGTGCTTTGATGGACCTGACGTCAGAAGCACGCGGGCTGGCTGCCATGTTCACCGAAACCCATTCAACCTGCAGTTTCTGTTCATGGGGTTGTACGGTGAAACTGGAAACCAAAAAAGGTAAATTGATCCGGATTGAGGGCGATGAAACTTTTGATCTTGGAATCAACGAAGGCAACTTGTGCGCCAAGGGCCGCTTTGGACACGGCATTGTCCAGAATGAAAAACGCATTCAAACCCCAATGATGAATGTGGGCGGAGATTTCAAGGAAATATCCTGGTCCGAGGCAATAGAAATGATTGCCGAACGTATGAACACCCAGGTCAATCGCAGCGGTCCGACGAGTATCGCCGGACTTGCAGGGGAAAACCTGACCAATGAAGAGGCCTATCTTTTCCAAAAACTTTTCCGCGGAATTCATGGATCAAACCAGGTGACCAACCTGCAACACCTTCGGGCACCCTACATCAACCGTTTTCAGGATAAATGCTTCGAAAATGGAATCGTGTCAAAGCCAATCACCGAACTGGAAAATGCCGACGCTGTCCTGATCTTTAATTCAGACATTCCATCCGAATACCCGGTTGCCGGGAACTCCATCAGGAAGGGAGCCATCTACACGGGCACCGATATCCTGATTGCCAACCCACGTCGCGTAGTCTTTAATAACGAGGCAAAAGTAGATATCCGGATGACCTACAAAGCCGGAGCCGATCTTGCGGTGGCCTCCCGTCTTGCCCGGATATTAATTGACAACAACATCATAGACACCGACAAAGTAAAAGGTGCGGTTCCCAATTACGACGATCTCGTTAAATCCCTCGCACCCTATACAGCAGAAGCGACAGAAAACCTCACTGGAGTCAGCGACTCCGTTCTCGTCCGGGCAGCAGAAAGGTTTGGGCGGACTGCAGACAGGGCCATCCTGATTGGAAACGATATTCTGGAAACAGGACAAGGCGATTCCATACTCGACACTCTGCTAAACCTCTCCTTACTGGTACACCACGGAGCTGAAGGCAGTGTCAGTATTTACCCACCACGTGAACACGCTAACAGCCAGGGTGTTCAGGATATGGGGTGTACTCCCGATCATCTTCCAGGTGCTGCCCAGGTAAATGATGCCGAAGCCCTAAATCGGATCAAGCAAACCTGGAATATTACAGAATTCAAACCGGATCAGGAAAACCTGGTTGCCGACTTATGGAACAATTGTTCGCACGGTCACCTGAAATTGCTATATATCGCAGGTGAGGATCCGGTCCGATCTTTTTATAAGAGTGCCCCCGTTATCGATGCATTGAAGACGGTTCCATTCATGGTGGTCCAGGATCTCTATTGGACGGAAACCTGTCAATTGGCAGACTTGGTTCTACCGACAACATCAGCTGCAGAAAAGGACGGGACGTTCACGAATATGTCGCGGCACGTTCAAAGGGTTCAAGCTGCGGTTTTACCTGAAGGACAGTCCCGGCCTGATTTTGAAATATTCTCAGACATTGCAGAAGCCTGCGGCAAGCCTTTCCCCACTTTCGATGTCAAGGAAGTGCAGGATGAAATTGAAAAAGTTGCGCCTGCCTACCAGGGAATGTTCCCCGGGAGGAAATCCAAACAGTGGCAACCAGAGAAACAAGGCAATAAATCAGGCTTTTCACTTGTTAATGAATGGGTGGAGCCAGAAGCTAATGAGAGCTTTCCGTTTAAACTGATCACTAATAACCATATGTTCCATATTGGGGGCTACACCCATTATGCAAAAGCATTAGTGGATATTGGGCCCGAGTGCATAGCTGAAATAAACCGCGAGGATGCAAAAAACCTCAACTTGAATGACGGAGACCGTATCCAAGTAGAATCGGACACCGATTCCGTGGAAGTTGCGGTGATGGTCAGCAGCCGTTCCACCCCTGGTGTTGTTTATGTCCCAAAAAACTGGACCGATGTCCCGGTCAATAAAATGCGAAACGGCCACGAAGGTCTGGTCGCTGTAAAAATTTCCAAGGTGGGGTGA
- a CDS encoding NAD(P)H-dependent oxidoreductase subunit E → MTEATDTAEATQEAPEEKKICMTAFYEILDSFPEKSRRYLIPIMTKLQNEYRFLPPEMMEILREELNLSKAELYGVISFYPQYRTEEPGKYIFKLCYGTACFVKGAPIIADKLKERFNMGKGETDPSKLFTLEFASCLGNCGAAPMAIIGDDTHGNIDPEKTYSDVTDNYSL, encoded by the coding sequence ATGACAGAAGCTACCGACACTGCTGAAGCAACACAGGAAGCTCCGGAAGAGAAAAAGATTTGCATGACTGCGTTCTACGAAATTCTCGACAGCTTTCCGGAGAAATCGCGGCGCTATCTCATCCCGATAATGACCAAGTTGCAGAACGAGTACCGTTTCCTCCCGCCTGAAATGATGGAAATTCTCAGAGAAGAATTGAACCTGTCAAAAGCGGAGCTCTACGGTGTCATTTCCTTCTACCCTCAATACCGAACAGAAGAGCCTGGAAAATATATCTTCAAGCTTTGTTACGGTACCGCCTGTTTCGTAAAAGGGGCTCCTATTATTGCCGACAAGTTGAAAGAAAGATTCAATATGGGTAAGGGCGAAACCGACCCATCGAAACTGTTCACCCTGGAGTTCGCCTCATGTCTCGGTAACTGCGGTGCAGCACCCATGGCAATCATCGGAGATGATACCCACGGCAACATTGACCCCGAAAAAACCTACTCGGATGTCACTGACAACTACTCTCTATAA